The following coding sequences are from one Mycobacterium bourgelatii window:
- the metE gene encoding 5-methyltetrahydropteroyltriglutamate--homocysteine S-methyltransferase, producing the protein MIQLANRKSFTATIIGSPRIGPRRELKRATEGYWAGRTTRSDLESIAADLRRDTWAGLAAAGLDSIPVNTFSYYDQMLDTAVLLGALPARVDKISDDLDRYFAAARGNEDIAPLEMTKWFDTNYHYLVPEIGPSTKFALHPDKVLSELKEAQAQGIPARPVVIGPLTFLLLSKGVDGTARPIGRLIELLPIYSELLALLADSGAEWVQFDEPVLVTDISPDAPALAEAVYNTLGKVKNRPAIYVATYFGDPGPALAALARTPVEAIGVDFVAGAQTSVAGAPELADKTLVAGVVDGRNIWRTDLEAALDKLASLHGSAGAIAVSTSCSTMHVPYSLEPETDLDDALRSWLAFGAEKVGEVVVLAKALREGRDAAGRIADEIAASNAAVASRKRDPRLRNEQVRSRIDSIVASGTHRGEAAQRRASQDARLQLPPLPTTTIGSYPQTPAIRKARAALRAGEIDHAEYVRRMRAEIADVIELQEQLGLDVLVHGEPERNDMVQYFAEQLEGFFATQNGWVQSYGSRCVRPPILYGDVSRTQPMTVDWISYAQSLTEKPVKGMLTGPVTILAWSFVRDDQPLADTAYQVALAIRDETVDLEAAGIAVIQVDEPALRELLPLRRADQKEYLRWAVGSFRLATSGVADSTQIHTHLCYSEFGEIIGAIADLDADVTSIEAARSRMEVLDDLNAVGFANSVGPGVYDIHSPRVPSTAEMAESLRAALRAVPAERLWVNPDCGLKTRTVDEVTASLRNMVAAAREVRAEL; encoded by the coding sequence GTGATCCAGCTGGCAAATCGAAAATCATTCACCGCGACCATCATTGGCTCTCCCCGCATAGGCCCGCGCCGCGAACTGAAACGCGCCACCGAGGGCTATTGGGCCGGGCGCACCACCCGCTCCGACCTCGAGTCCATCGCAGCCGACCTGCGTCGCGACACCTGGGCGGGATTGGCCGCCGCAGGCCTGGATTCGATCCCGGTGAACACCTTCTCGTACTACGACCAGATGCTCGACACCGCGGTTCTGCTCGGTGCGCTGCCGGCGCGGGTCGACAAGATCTCCGACGACCTTGATCGGTACTTTGCGGCCGCGCGGGGGAACGAGGACATCGCGCCGCTTGAGATGACGAAGTGGTTCGATACCAACTACCACTACCTGGTACCCGAGATCGGGCCGTCGACCAAGTTCGCGCTGCACCCCGACAAGGTGCTGTCCGAGCTGAAAGAGGCTCAGGCGCAAGGCATTCCAGCCCGCCCGGTCGTCATCGGCCCGCTCACCTTCCTGTTGCTGAGCAAGGGGGTGGACGGCACGGCTCGACCGATCGGGCGGCTGATCGAACTGCTCCCGATCTACTCCGAACTGCTCGCACTGCTCGCCGACAGCGGCGCCGAGTGGGTGCAGTTCGATGAACCCGTGCTGGTGACCGACATCTCGCCGGACGCACCCGCGCTGGCCGAGGCCGTCTACAACACCTTGGGCAAGGTGAAGAACCGGCCGGCGATTTACGTCGCCACCTATTTCGGCGATCCCGGCCCCGCGTTGGCGGCCCTGGCCCGCACCCCGGTCGAGGCCATCGGTGTCGATTTCGTGGCCGGCGCGCAAACGTCGGTGGCCGGTGCGCCGGAACTGGCCGACAAAACACTGGTCGCGGGCGTCGTCGACGGACGCAACATCTGGCGCACAGACCTGGAGGCGGCGCTGGACAAGCTGGCTTCGCTACACGGATCGGCCGGCGCCATTGCGGTGTCGACGTCGTGTTCCACCATGCATGTGCCGTATTCGCTGGAACCGGAAACCGACCTGGACGACGCCTTGCGCAGCTGGCTGGCGTTCGGGGCCGAGAAGGTGGGTGAGGTCGTCGTGCTCGCGAAGGCACTGCGCGAGGGACGCGACGCCGCCGGAAGGATTGCGGACGAGATCGCGGCGTCCAATGCCGCGGTCGCATCGCGCAAGCGCGATCCGCGTCTGCGCAACGAGCAGGTGCGAAGCCGCATCGACTCGATCGTCGCGTCGGGCACCCACCGGGGTGAGGCGGCGCAGCGCCGCGCCAGCCAGGACGCCCGGCTGCAGCTGCCGCCCCTGCCGACGACGACGATCGGTTCGTATCCGCAGACCCCGGCGATTCGCAAGGCACGAGCCGCCCTGCGGGCCGGCGAGATCGACCATGCCGAGTACGTCCGGCGGATGCGGGCCGAGATCGCCGACGTCATCGAGTTGCAGGAGCAACTGGGGCTGGACGTGCTAGTCCACGGTGAGCCGGAACGCAACGACATGGTGCAGTACTTCGCCGAACAGCTGGAGGGCTTCTTCGCCACGCAGAACGGCTGGGTGCAGTCGTACGGCAGCCGCTGTGTACGTCCGCCGATCCTGTACGGCGACGTGTCCCGCACCCAACCGATGACGGTGGACTGGATCTCGTACGCACAATCGCTGACCGAGAAGCCGGTCAAGGGGATGCTCACCGGGCCCGTCACCATCCTGGCGTGGTCGTTCGTGCGCGACGACCAGCCATTGGCCGACACCGCCTACCAAGTGGCGCTGGCCATTCGCGACGAGACCGTGGACCTGGAAGCCGCCGGTATTGCCGTGATCCAGGTGGACGAGCCCGCGCTGCGTGAGCTACTGCCGCTGCGCCGTGCGGACCAGAAGGAGTATTTGCGTTGGGCCGTAGGCTCTTTCCGTCTGGCCACCTCCGGCGTCGCCGATTCGACGCAGATCCACACTCACCTGTGTTACTCGGAATTCGGCGAGATCATCGGCGCCATCGCCGACCTGGACGCCGATGTGACTTCCATCGAGGCGGCGCGATCGCGCATGGAGGTGCTGGACGACCTCAACGCGGTCGGCTTCGCCAACAGCGTGGGACCGGGTGTTTACGACATCCACTCGCCGCGGGTGCCCAGCACCGCGGAGATGGCCGAGTCGCTGCGTGCGGCCTTGCGCGCGGTGCCGGCCGAACGGCTGTGGGTCAATCCCGACTGCGGTCTCAAGACCCGCACCGTCGACGAGGTGACCGCGTCGCTGCGCAACATGGTCGCCGCGGCGCGCGAGGTCCGCGCGGAACTCTGA
- a CDS encoding TetR/AcrR family transcriptional regulator has translation MTDSATDTGTRRTEILETAASLIASTGLRTSLQEIADAAGILPGSLYHHFESKEAILVELIRRYQADLNRIGAAAMARLDEADARPAAEQITELGSEIAQCAVRHSAALQMSFYEGPSSDPELVQLTRQWPTAIQEAMLQTLRAARWSGYIRSDIDLPTLADRICQTMLQVGLDVMREKASADQVATLLCRIILQGLAAEPPSDAALDKSNAFTAANDIIASWADDGEADASDKAAHLRAVARTEFGRKGYESTTIRDIAAAAGLGTGTVYRVIGSKDELLDSIMRSFGQKVEAGWIRVLRSDATPIEKLDALSWVNVNALDQFSDEFRIQLAWMRQSPPTANPGWSYTTRLRQMKSLLSEGIRSGAIRIDAPSTAMLARAVIGVQWIPENIVRTAGTRASLILARDTVLRGAAVRGG, from the coding sequence ATGACCGACAGCGCAACCGACACCGGTACCCGCCGCACTGAGATCCTCGAGACCGCGGCATCGCTGATCGCCTCAACGGGCTTGCGCACCTCGCTGCAGGAAATCGCCGATGCCGCAGGCATTCTCCCGGGAAGCCTCTACCACCATTTCGAGTCCAAAGAGGCGATCCTGGTCGAGTTGATTCGTCGGTACCAGGCCGATCTGAATCGCATCGGGGCGGCCGCGATGGCACGCTTGGACGAGGCCGACGCCCGGCCCGCAGCGGAACAGATCACCGAACTCGGCTCGGAGATCGCCCAATGCGCGGTCCGACACAGCGCCGCTTTGCAGATGTCCTTCTACGAGGGCCCCAGCTCCGACCCCGAGTTGGTGCAGTTGACGCGCCAGTGGCCCACCGCGATCCAAGAGGCGATGCTGCAGACGCTGCGCGCCGCCCGGTGGAGCGGCTACATCCGCTCCGACATCGACCTGCCCACGTTGGCCGACCGGATTTGCCAGACGATGCTGCAAGTGGGACTGGACGTGATGCGCGAAAAGGCGTCCGCCGACCAGGTCGCCACCCTGCTCTGCCGCATCATCCTGCAAGGCCTGGCTGCCGAACCGCCGAGTGACGCGGCTTTGGACAAGTCGAACGCCTTCACCGCGGCCAACGACATCATCGCTTCGTGGGCCGACGACGGCGAGGCGGATGCCAGCGACAAGGCCGCGCACCTGCGCGCCGTCGCGCGAACCGAGTTCGGCCGCAAGGGTTATGAGTCCACCACCATCCGAGACATCGCCGCCGCGGCCGGCCTCGGTACCGGAACCGTATACCGGGTCATCGGCTCCAAGGATGAACTGCTCGACTCGATCATGCGGTCGTTCGGTCAGAAGGTGGAAGCCGGTTGGATCCGCGTCCTGCGCTCTGACGCGACGCCGATCGAGAAGCTGGACGCATTGAGTTGGGTCAATGTCAATGCGCTGGATCAGTTTTCCGACGAGTTTCGGATTCAGCTGGCCTGGATGCGGCAATCGCCGCCGACCGCCAACCCGGGCTGGTCGTATACAACCCGGCTGCGGCAGATGAAATCCTTACTGTCCGAAGGCATTCGGTCGGGCGCAATTCGGATTGACGCGCCCTCCACGGCGATGTTGGCCCGAGCGGTCATCGGCGTGCAGTGGATTCCGGAGAACATCGTGCGCACGGCGGGGACGCGTGCCTCGCTCATCCTGGCCCGCGACACGGTGCTACGCGGAGCCGCCGTCCGCGGCGGATAG
- a CDS encoding PE family protein, producing the protein MSFISVAPELLSVAAADLVEIGTSIGTANAGAAASTTAVLAAAEDEVSTAIAALFGAHGREYQVLSTRLALFQDQFVRALATGADSYASAESANVAQVLLDAVNWPTQTLLGRPLIGDGVSGLAPGESGGPGGLLVGNGGAGAAGGVGQVGGNGGAAGIFGVGGTGGAGGAGAAGGTGGAGGWLFGAGGAGGVGGSGAGTGGAGGSAGIFGNGGVGGMGGVGGGTGGVGGNAGYFGSGGAGGVGGTGTAGMDGLVTGAPGDPGSAGNPAGNGGNGSGGGAGAAGGTGGAGGRGGLLIGDGGAGGAGGVGGAGGVGAAGGVGGAGAHGTANPLGAGGDGAIGGNGGLGGSGGSGGDGGVGGAGGASGLLGKAGLAGNGGAGGSGGLGGAAGDGGAGGDGGTGLVAGNGGAGGRGGDAGIGGAGGKGGAAGGVGGRTGAAGATAGDHGAGDGGNGGAGGNGAAATEAGGDGGRGGAGGDAGVVGNGGVGGRGGDGMAGKDGVSRVDAGSGSGGTGDVGGAGGVGGAGGAGGTLAGNGGDGGAGGKGGAGGAGGKGANGEFRPGAGSKGADGFDGGIGGAGGSGGAGGAGGAAQATSGHAGSQGVGGAGGDGGAGGIAGDGARGATGSWSVNQGTGFGTGGAGGKGGDPGAGGAGGAGGASTTAAGVDGAHGLSPTTGGNGGRGGFGAPGNATSPNGGAGGAGGDGGRVGNGGAGGVGGNGLAGADGTTFGEAGSSGTDGGNGGNGGAGGAGGKGGADGGDGGVGGGGGNGGSGGIGGDGRDGDNGSTLGANGQDGGHAGKGGNGGTGGNGGTGGTASANGNAGIDGVGGAGGKGGVGGVAGNGGNGAAGTWGVNDGVGGKGGNGGNSGAGGVGGAGGSGSTNGENGSTSTTFGGSGNGGNGGSGADNTAFGAPGAAGGRGGDGGLYGNGGNGGAGGAGGQGTPGLSFGSKGQSGGDGGTGGMGGAGGAGGDGGKLGGFGGKGGTGGVGGTGGNGADGVAGADATTQGGNGQAGGSGGKGGSGGIGGDGGAGGKGYVGLNGQQGVGGAGGAGGNAGSGANGGHGASAPDTAMGGAANGGSGGNGGNAGAAGVGGAGGGGSQPGQNGATGQAAHGGNGGNGGNAGIDILSGNGGTGGAGGHGGDGGSIGNGGTGGRGGDGGFPSTFGQAGTGGAGGNGGNGGQLSGNGGTGGAGGSGGIGIRPGQVGGAGGVGGDGGAAGKVGNGGTGGAGGTGGGGGENAIGGTGGTGGAGGAGGTTNGNGGAGGAGGKGGTGGIGATGQQGSTGGKGTFDAGAGGTGGGGGEGGVGGTGATGGAGGNGGAGGTAVAGTKGAQGVGGAGGTGGQGGTGGTGGTGGGGADGDIFNPKGGTGGKGGVGGQAGAGGSGGAGGAGSTPGATGGTGAVGVGGTGGTGGAGGLGSALGPGGTGGTGGDGGSSSVGAGGTGGTGGKGGDGRDGSAGGLGGNGGNGGSGLRDGGDGGKGGTGGNGGTGGFEGKAGSGGRGGTGGSGGSGHLGTAVVAGGSGSAGDFGGPGNGAQPGSGGGGGTGGDGGHV; encoded by the coding sequence ATGTCGTTCATCAGTGTTGCACCGGAATTGTTGTCAGTGGCGGCCGCGGATTTGGTAGAGATCGGGACGTCGATCGGTACGGCGAATGCGGGGGCGGCGGCGTCGACCACGGCCGTGCTGGCCGCGGCCGAGGATGAGGTGTCGACCGCGATCGCGGCGTTGTTCGGCGCACACGGTCGGGAATATCAGGTCCTGAGCACCCGGCTGGCGCTGTTTCAGGACCAGTTTGTGCGGGCGCTCGCCACAGGGGCGGATTCGTATGCGAGCGCCGAGTCGGCCAATGTTGCGCAGGTTTTGCTGGACGCGGTGAACTGGCCGACCCAAACGTTGTTGGGGCGTCCGTTGATTGGTGATGGTGTGAGCGGGTTGGCCCCGGGGGAGTCGGGTGGTCCGGGCGGGTTGTTGGTTGGCAACGGCGGTGCCGGCGCGGCTGGCGGCGTAGGCCAGGTCGGCGGAAACGGCGGTGCGGCCGGGATCTTCGGTGTGGGCGGGACCGGGGGTGCGGGCGGAGCTGGCGCCGCCGGTGGGACCGGGGGTGCCGGCGGATGGTTGTTTGGCGCGGGCGGCGCTGGTGGCGTTGGCGGATCCGGTGCAGGCACCGGGGGCGCCGGTGGCAGCGCAGGGATCTTCGGCAATGGCGGGGTCGGCGGCATGGGCGGGGTCGGTGGCGGGACCGGCGGGGTCGGCGGTAATGCCGGGTACTTCGGCAGTGGCGGCGCGGGTGGTGTCGGCGGTACGGGCACAGCCGGTATGGACGGGCTGGTGACGGGTGCCCCCGGTGACCCCGGTTCCGCCGGTAACCCAGCCGGGAACGGGGGCAACGGATCTGGCGGTGGAGCTGGCGCTGCCGGTGGTACCGGTGGAGCGGGCGGCCGCGGGGGTTTGCTGATCGGTGACGGCGGCGCCGGCGGCGCCGGCGGCGTTGGCGGTGCCGGCGGGGTTGGCGCGGCCGGTGGTGTGGGTGGGGCGGGTGCCCATGGCACGGCGAACCCGCTGGGCGCCGGTGGTGACGGCGCGATTGGTGGCAACGGTGGCCTTGGTGGGTCCGGTGGGTCCGGCGGTGACGGTGGTGTGGGTGGCGCCGGCGGCGCCAGTGGTCTGTTGGGGAAGGCCGGGCTGGCCGGAAATGGGGGTGCTGGCGGTTCCGGGGGGCTGGGCGGGGCGGCCGGTGACGGTGGCGCCGGCGGCGATGGGGGCACCGGATTGGTTGCCGGTAACGGCGGGGCGGGCGGCCGTGGTGGTGACGCGGGTATTGGCGGTGCCGGTGGTAAGGGCGGCGCTGCGGGCGGGGTTGGCGGGCGGACTGGCGCGGCCGGTGCGACCGCCGGTGATCACGGAGCGGGTGACGGCGGTAACGGCGGGGCTGGCGGTAACGGCGCGGCGGCAACGGAGGCCGGTGGCGACGGTGGTCGGGGTGGGGCCGGCGGTGATGCCGGCGTCGTGGGCAATGGTGGGGTCGGTGGTAGGGGCGGCGACGGGATGGCCGGGAAGGATGGTGTGTCGCGCGTCGATGCGGGAAGCGGATCGGGCGGAACGGGCGACGTCGGTGGGGCCGGTGGTGTCGGCGGGGCTGGCGGCGCGGGCGGAACCCTGGCCGGTAACGGCGGTGATGGTGGCGCCGGGGGCAAAGGCGGGGCCGGCGGTGCCGGCGGCAAGGGAGCCAACGGTGAATTCCGCCCGGGGGCGGGCAGCAAGGGCGCGGATGGTTTTGATGGCGGCATCGGCGGGGCAGGCGGTTCCGGCGGCGCCGGCGGGGCCGGCGGTGCGGCGCAAGCGACTTCGGGTCACGCCGGCAGCCAGGGTGTCGGAGGCGCCGGCGGTGACGGTGGCGCCGGCGGGATCGCCGGAGACGGCGCCAGGGGCGCAACCGGCTCCTGGAGCGTCAACCAGGGCACCGGCTTTGGCACCGGCGGGGCCGGCGGGAAGGGTGGTGACCCGGGCGCCGGTGGCGCCGGAGGTGCCGGCGGTGCCAGCACCACCGCCGCGGGTGTCGACGGTGCTCATGGCCTCAGCCCGACCACCGGTGGCAACGGCGGCCGCGGCGGCTTCGGGGCTCCTGGCAACGCTACCTCGCCGAATGGAGGCGCCGGCGGTGCCGGGGGCGACGGTGGGCGGGTGGGCAACGGCGGGGCTGGCGGCGTGGGCGGCAACGGCCTGGCCGGTGCAGACGGCACCACGTTCGGGGAAGCGGGTTCCTCCGGTACCGACGGCGGCAACGGCGGAAACGGCGGGGCCGGCGGGGCTGGCGGTAAGGGCGGGGCCGACGGGGGCGACGGTGGGGTCGGTGGGGGCGGTGGTAATGGCGGCTCCGGCGGGATCGGCGGGGACGGGCGAGACGGTGACAATGGCTCAACCTTGGGAGCGAACGGTCAGGACGGGGGGCACGCAGGTAAGGGCGGCAACGGCGGGACCGGCGGAAACGGGGGGACTGGCGGCACCGCGAGTGCGAATGGAAACGCGGGCATCGATGGCGTGGGTGGTGCCGGCGGCAAGGGCGGGGTCGGCGGCGTCGCCGGCAACGGCGGTAACGGCGCCGCCGGCACATGGGGCGTCAACGATGGCGTCGGTGGAAAAGGTGGGAATGGAGGCAACAGCGGTGCCGGCGGAGTCGGTGGGGCCGGCGGCTCCGGCTCCACCAACGGGGAAAACGGCAGCACCAGCACCACGTTCGGCGGCAGCGGGAATGGCGGCAATGGCGGCAGCGGCGCCGACAACACCGCGTTCGGCGCCCCCGGAGCGGCCGGTGGCCGCGGCGGCGACGGCGGTCTGTACGGCAACGGTGGTAACGGTGGCGCCGGCGGCGCCGGCGGCCAGGGCACCCCAGGTCTCTCGTTCGGTAGTAAGGGCCAATCCGGTGGTGACGGCGGCACCGGCGGGATGGGCGGGGCCGGCGGTGCCGGCGGTGATGGCGGCAAGCTGGGCGGCTTCGGCGGGAAGGGCGGTACCGGCGGGGTCGGCGGCACAGGCGGCAACGGCGCCGACGGCGTCGCTGGTGCCGACGCCACCACGCAAGGCGGCAACGGTCAGGCCGGGGGATCCGGCGGTAAGGGCGGTTCGGGCGGCATAGGCGGTGACGGCGGCGCCGGCGGGAAAGGGTACGTCGGTTTAAATGGCCAACAAGGGGTCGGCGGTGCCGGTGGTGCCGGCGGTAATGCCGGAAGCGGCGCCAACGGCGGTCACGGGGCCAGTGCCCCCGACACCGCTATGGGTGGGGCAGCCAACGGCGGTAGCGGCGGCAACGGCGGCAACGCCGGTGCCGCGGGTGTAGGGGGCGCCGGGGGAGGCGGATCCCAACCAGGTCAGAACGGTGCGACCGGCCAGGCAGCCCACGGCGGCAACGGCGGCAATGGCGGCAACGCCGGCATCGACATCCTCAGCGGTAACGGCGGGACCGGCGGCGCCGGCGGGCATGGCGGTGACGGCGGGTCTATCGGCAACGGCGGTACCGGCGGACGGGGCGGCGACGGCGGCTTTCCCTCGACCTTCGGCCAAGCGGGCACGGGTGGCGCGGGGGGCAATGGCGGCAATGGGGGGCAACTGAGCGGCAATGGTGGCACTGGCGGGGCCGGCGGAAGCGGCGGCATCGGCATCCGCCCCGGCCAGGTCGGTGGCGCCGGCGGCGTCGGCGGTGACGGGGGCGCGGCTGGAAAGGTCGGCAACGGCGGGACCGGCGGCGCCGGCGGTACGGGCGGGGGCGGCGGCGAGAACGCCATCGGCGGAACCGGAGGAACCGGTGGCGCCGGTGGCGCCGGTGGCACCACCAACGGCAACGGTGGAGCGGGCGGAGCCGGCGGTAAGGGCGGCACCGGCGGGATCGGCGCCACGGGACAACAGGGCAGCACGGGCGGCAAAGGCACGTTTGACGCTGGCGCCGGCGGCACCGGCGGTGGCGGCGGCGAAGGGGGAGTCGGTGGCACCGGCGCGACCGGTGGTGCCGGTGGAAACGGTGGGGCCGGCGGCACAGCGGTAGCCGGCACGAAGGGCGCTCAAGGCGTGGGCGGGGCCGGCGGCACCGGCGGCCAGGGCGGCACCGGTGGTACGGGCGGCACGGGTGGCGGCGGCGCCGACGGCGACATCTTCAACCCGAAGGGCGGCACCGGTGGGAAGGGTGGCGTCGGCGGACAAGCCGGCGCGGGTGGTTCCGGCGGTGCCGGCGGCGCGGGCTCGACCCCCGGCGCGACCGGCGGGACCGGCGCAGTCGGCGTGGGCGGGACGGGTGGCACCGGTGGGGCCGGCGGTCTCGGCTCGGCGTTGGGACCCGGAGGCACTGGTGGCACGGGCGGCGACGGGGGCTCGAGCTCCGTGGGAGCCGGCGGGACTGGCGGCACGGGTGGCAAGGGTGGTGACGGCCGTGACGGTTCCGCTGGCGGGCTGGGCGGAAACGGCGGAAACGGCGGAAGCGGCCTCCGGGATGGCGGCGACGGTGGCAAAGGCGGCACGGGCGGTAACGGCGGTACCGGCGGCTTCGAAGGCAAAGCCGGTTCCGGCGGTCGAGGTGGCACCGGTGGCTCCGGCGGCTCGGGGCATCTCGGAACCGCTGTGGTGGCGGGCGGCAGCGGTAGTGCCGGCGACTTCGGCGGTCCCGGAAACGGGGCCCAGCCCGGTTCCGGTGGAGGCGGCGGAACGGGCGGCGACGGTGGGCATGTGTAA
- a CDS encoding SDR family oxidoreductase, with the protein MAHIIVIGGHGKVALHLARILSDRGDTVSSVFRNPDHTEDVAATGATPVTADIEQLDTDALAELLAGHDAVVFSAGAGGGNPARTYAVDRDAAIRVIDAAAQAGVKRFVMVSYFGAGPNHGVPESDSFFHYAEAKAAADAHLRASDLDWTVLGPGRLTLEPPTGHIEVGKAKGQVSRADVALVVAATLQDDSTIRRTIEFNNGDVPIEEALAG; encoded by the coding sequence ATGGCGCACATCATCGTTATCGGCGGCCACGGCAAGGTCGCGCTGCATCTCGCCCGCATCCTGAGCGACCGCGGCGACACGGTGAGTTCGGTCTTTCGCAATCCCGATCACACCGAGGACGTCGCGGCCACCGGAGCCACACCGGTCACCGCCGACATCGAACAACTCGATACCGACGCGCTAGCCGAACTGCTGGCCGGGCATGACGCGGTGGTGTTCTCCGCCGGCGCTGGGGGCGGAAACCCGGCCCGCACCTATGCGGTCGACCGTGACGCCGCCATCCGGGTGATCGACGCCGCCGCGCAGGCGGGCGTCAAGCGGTTCGTGATGGTGTCGTACTTCGGTGCCGGCCCCAATCATGGGGTGCCAGAATCTGATTCGTTCTTCCACTATGCGGAAGCCAAGGCGGCCGCGGATGCTCACCTGCGTGCCAGTGATCTCGACTGGACGGTGTTGGGGCCGGGACGGCTCACGCTGGAGCCGCCGACCGGTCATATCGAAGTCGGTAAGGCCAAGGGCCAGGTGTCGCGGGCAGACGTTGCACTCGTCGTCGCCGCGACGCTGCAGGACGACTCGACCATTCGTCGCACCATCGAGTTCAACAATGGCGATGTGCCCATCGAGGAGGCGCTGGCAGGCTGA